In Bradyrhizobium sp. 1(2017), one DNA window encodes the following:
- the maiA gene encoding maleylacetoacetate isomerase yields MKLHGYFRSSAAYRVRIALNLKGLGAEHLPHHLRKGEQCAPAYLAINPQGLVPTLEDDAGAVLTQSVAIIEWLDETHPDQPLLPKDPLRRAKVRAFALAIACDTHPVQNLKVLARLRELGLAEEKVQDWAAWVNREGLSACEALIRNEAGPFCFGAAPTLADLCLVPQLANARRFGVDVSAYPRLLQAEAAAKALAAFADAAPEKQPDAE; encoded by the coding sequence ATGAAGCTGCACGGCTATTTCCGCTCCAGCGCCGCCTATCGCGTGCGGATCGCGCTAAACCTCAAGGGCCTCGGCGCCGAGCATCTGCCGCATCATCTGCGCAAGGGCGAGCAATGTGCGCCCGCCTATCTCGCCATCAACCCGCAAGGCCTGGTGCCGACGCTGGAGGACGATGCGGGCGCAGTGCTGACCCAATCGGTCGCTATCATCGAATGGCTCGACGAAACCCACCCCGATCAGCCGCTGCTGCCGAAGGATCCGCTGCGGCGTGCCAAGGTGCGCGCCTTTGCGCTGGCGATCGCCTGCGACACCCATCCGGTGCAGAACCTGAAGGTGCTGGCGCGGCTGCGCGAGCTCGGCCTTGCCGAAGAGAAGGTCCAGGACTGGGCGGCGTGGGTCAACCGCGAGGGGCTGTCGGCCTGCGAGGCCCTGATCAGGAACGAGGCAGGCCCGTTCTGCTTCGGCGCCGCGCCGACGCTGGCCGATCTCTGCCTGGTGCCGCAGCTCGCCAATGCGCGCCGCTTCGGCGTCGACGTCTCGGCCTATCCGCGCCTGCTGCAGGCAGAAGCCGCCGCCAAGGCGCTTGCAGCCTTTGCCGATGCCGCGCCGGAGAAGCAGCCCGATGCCGAGTAA
- a CDS encoding FAD-dependent monooxygenase, whose product MRIAVIGGGPGGLYFAYLWKKRHPEDQVDLFEQNPADATWGFGVVFSDQALEFLRADDPETVDAIAPHMESWENITLNLGGDSVAIDGVGFSSIGRLELLKFLQQRAFEAGVTPRFDTPVHAIDQLNGHDLIVAADGLNSLVRRAYEGDFGTSLSYSSNKFVWYGTSKRFDTLSQTFVKTDRGAFNAHHYRYSPAMSTFLVECDHATWQAYGFAYKDVEQSKGVCEEVFADTLGGHCLVSNKSVWRNFPWVWNEHWSFKNMVLLGDALHSAHFSIGSGTRLAIEDAIALVKALESDAHLTTALHRYQAARKPVVQKLVNAARTSAFWYEHFAEHMQLPVLDFAYSYITRSGRIDDSRLRAMSPAFMARYETAKNGGDAA is encoded by the coding sequence TTGCGGATCGCCGTGATTGGCGGGGGGCCCGGTGGGCTCTACTTTGCCTATCTCTGGAAGAAGCGTCACCCCGAGGATCAGGTCGACCTGTTCGAACAGAACCCGGCCGACGCGACTTGGGGCTTTGGCGTCGTGTTCTCAGACCAGGCCCTGGAGTTCCTGCGTGCCGACGACCCCGAAACGGTCGACGCGATCGCGCCGCATATGGAGAGCTGGGAGAACATCACGCTGAACCTCGGCGGCGACAGCGTCGCGATCGATGGGGTCGGCTTCTCCTCGATCGGACGGCTCGAGCTCCTCAAGTTCCTGCAGCAGCGTGCGTTCGAGGCCGGCGTCACCCCGCGCTTCGATACCCCGGTCCACGCAATCGACCAGCTCAACGGCCACGATCTGATCGTCGCCGCCGACGGGCTGAATTCGCTGGTGCGGCGGGCTTATGAAGGTGATTTCGGCACCTCGCTGTCCTACTCCTCCAACAAGTTCGTCTGGTACGGCACGTCCAAGCGCTTCGACACGCTATCGCAGACCTTCGTGAAGACCGATCGCGGCGCCTTCAACGCCCATCACTACCGCTACTCGCCGGCCATGAGCACGTTCCTGGTCGAATGCGACCACGCGACATGGCAGGCCTACGGCTTCGCCTACAAGGACGTCGAGCAGTCCAAGGGCGTCTGCGAGGAGGTCTTTGCGGACACCCTCGGCGGACATTGCCTGGTCTCCAACAAGTCGGTCTGGCGCAACTTCCCCTGGGTCTGGAACGAGCACTGGTCGTTCAAGAACATGGTGCTGCTGGGCGATGCCCTGCACTCGGCGCATTTCTCGATCGGCTCTGGCACGCGCCTTGCGATCGAGGACGCCATCGCGCTGGTCAAGGCGCTGGAATCCGACGCGCATCTGACGACCGCGCTGCATCGCTATCAGGCCGCGCGAAAGCCGGTGGTGCAGAAGCTCGTCAACGCGGCACGCACCAGTGCGTTCTGGTACGAGCACTTCGCCGAGCACATGCAGCTTCCGGTGCTGGATTTCGCCTATAGCTACATCACCCGGTCCGGCCGCATCGACGATTCCCGGCTGCGGGCGATGTCCCCGGCCTTCATGGCGCGCTACGAGACCGCCAAGAACGGTGGAGACGCGGCATGA
- a CDS encoding benzoate-CoA ligase family protein produces MNNAIRDQVPADSPGAREIGFAVPQTYNASRVLFDNLGKGRGGTLALIGPAGTRTYAELCAEACRWGNGFASLGLERGDRVLLFLDDTPAYPAAFFGAVRAGFVPLLINTLTPPDLLQFYLADSGAAVAVAESEFCARFNAEACEATGLRTLIVVNGEVRDHAAPNAVAADGWLAQFSTELAAAPTHRDEMAFWMYSSGSTGRPKGIVHLQHDMAYSEAAFAQSVLKLTPDDICFSVPKIFFAYGFGNSVTFPFSAGAATLLLPGQPKPASIFATIEQYKPTVFFGLPTLYTALTKAEGAERTNFSSLRMSLSAAEVLSADVFNGWKALTGLEIVEGLGSTEVLHIYLSNRPKQKKLGAAGLRVPGYEVALRDKDGRDVADGEEGILWVRGDSNTPLYWNRPDKSAETIRDGGWIYTGDRFVRDADGFHFFRGRADDLIKISGQWVYPLEVELCLADHPDIRECAVFAAELPDRRMTLKAVVVMNNRAADQNEATRRLQDYVKGKLLPYKYPREMIFIDELPKTGTGKIDRQALLRM; encoded by the coding sequence ATGAACAACGCCATTCGCGACCAGGTGCCCGCGGACAGCCCGGGCGCGCGCGAGATCGGCTTTGCCGTTCCGCAAACCTATAACGCCAGCCGCGTGCTGTTCGACAATCTCGGCAAGGGCCGCGGCGGCACGCTCGCGCTGATCGGTCCGGCGGGCACGCGGACCTATGCCGAGCTCTGCGCGGAGGCTTGCCGCTGGGGCAATGGCTTCGCCTCGCTTGGCCTCGAGCGCGGCGACCGCGTGCTGTTGTTCCTCGACGACACGCCGGCCTATCCGGCCGCGTTCTTCGGCGCCGTGCGCGCCGGCTTCGTGCCGCTCCTGATCAACACGCTGACGCCGCCGGACCTCCTGCAATTCTATCTCGCCGATTCCGGCGCTGCCGTTGCGGTGGCCGAGTCCGAATTCTGCGCGCGCTTCAATGCGGAGGCCTGCGAGGCGACCGGTCTGCGCACGCTGATCGTCGTCAACGGCGAGGTGCGCGACCACGCCGCGCCGAACGCGGTCGCGGCGGACGGCTGGCTTGCGCAGTTTTCGACGGAGCTGGCGGCAGCCCCGACGCATCGCGACGAGATGGCGTTCTGGATGTACTCCTCCGGCTCCACCGGCCGGCCCAAGGGCATCGTGCACCTGCAGCACGACATGGCCTATAGCGAGGCTGCCTTCGCACAAAGCGTATTGAAGCTGACGCCTGACGACATCTGTTTCTCGGTGCCGAAGATCTTCTTCGCCTACGGTTTCGGCAACTCCGTCACCTTCCCGTTCTCGGCAGGCGCCGCAACATTGCTGCTGCCGGGCCAGCCGAAGCCCGCATCGATCTTCGCGACGATCGAGCAGTACAAGCCGACGGTCTTCTTCGGCCTGCCGACGCTCTACACCGCGCTGACGAAGGCCGAGGGCGCGGAGAGAACGAATTTCTCGTCACTGCGCATGTCGCTCTCCGCAGCCGAGGTGCTCTCGGCCGACGTCTTCAACGGCTGGAAGGCGCTCACCGGCCTCGAAATCGTCGAGGGCCTCGGCTCGACCGAGGTGCTGCACATCTACCTCTCCAACCGCCCGAAGCAGAAGAAGCTCGGCGCCGCCGGCCTGCGCGTACCCGGCTATGAGGTCGCGTTGCGCGACAAGGACGGCCGCGACGTCGCCGACGGCGAGGAAGGCATCTTGTGGGTGCGCGGCGATTCCAACACGCCGCTGTACTGGAACCGGCCGGACAAATCCGCCGAGACGATCCGCGACGGCGGCTGGATCTACACCGGCGACCGCTTCGTCCGCGATGCCGACGGTTTTCATTTCTTCCGTGGCCGCGCCGATGATCTCATCAAGATTTCCGGCCAGTGGGTCTACCCCCTCGAAGTCGAGTTGTGCCTCGCCGATCACCCCGACATCCGCGAATGCGCCGTGTTCGCCGCGGAGCTGCCGGACCGACGGATGACGCTGAAGGCGGTGGTGGTGATGAACAACCGCGCTGCCGACCAGAATGAGGCGACGCGGCGGCTGCAGGATTACGTCAAGGGCAAGCTGCTGCCGTACAAATATCCCCGCGAGATGATCTTCATCGACGAACTGCCGAAGACCGGCACGGGGAAGATCGACCGGCAGGCATTGCTGCGGATGTGA
- a CDS encoding MarR family winged helix-turn-helix transcriptional regulator has translation MPSKPLPPITMDAVYAAPGYLFRRMQQIAVSIFMEECKSFDLTPVQYAALIAIHTHPGIDATRLSAVIAFDRSTLGSVIERLQAKDYIERKPAREDKRIKLLHLTKSGAAILREIIPAVERAQARMLEPLKPADRKALLGLLVQLVDLNNEASRVPLRAEDALEHLGKGG, from the coding sequence ATGCCGAGTAAGCCGCTGCCTCCGATCACGATGGACGCGGTCTATGCCGCGCCGGGCTATCTGTTCCGGCGCATGCAGCAGATCGCGGTCTCGATCTTCATGGAGGAGTGCAAGTCGTTCGATCTGACGCCGGTGCAATATGCGGCGCTGATCGCGATCCACACCCATCCCGGCATCGACGCGACGCGGCTCTCGGCGGTGATCGCCTTCGACCGCTCCACGCTCGGCAGCGTGATCGAACGGCTCCAGGCCAAGGACTATATCGAGCGCAAGCCGGCGCGCGAGGACAAGCGGATCAAGCTGCTCCATCTGACCAAATCCGGCGCCGCGATCCTGCGCGAGATCATCCCGGCCGTGGAGCGCGCCCAGGCGCGCATGCTGGAGCCACTCAAGCCGGCGGACCGCAAGGCGCTGCTGGGGCTTCTGGTGCAGCTCGTCGACCTCAACAACGAGGCCTCACGCGTGCCGCTGCGCGCCGAGGATGCGCTAGAGCATCTGGGCAAGGGCGGGTGA